AATGACGGTTTTACTTGACGGAAGAACGATCGTTTCCTTTAGAAAGCGTACGAGGAAAATAGGGTCAAAAGTGGAAGATGCTCGAGAGACTCGAACGGAATATTGTATCGCGATCTTCCGTGAATATTAATCGAGTCTCGGGCTGTTAATAAGGGAGAGGCTGGTAGAGGTTGGAACGTTTGTACTTACGTTGGTTAATCGAATAAGAAGCGGTTCTTTGCTCGGGAAGAAAAGGTAAAGGGTGAGCGAATCGATGATGGCGGTGAGGCAAAGTGTATGGCAACGGAAGGAAGAAAGGAGGGCTCGAGAGCGCGTACGAGGGTGGAAATGTTAGAGAAGGGATAATGAGGAGGATGAAGAGAGTATCGGCATAATTCGCGCTCAAATATTGCTGGAAGAGGAgcgcagaggaagaagagagaCGGAGAGGAGAGTAGCCGTAGTAGTTTCTGGGTAATTTCATAATTAGCAGGGAGATGGAGGTAGGGGCAAAAAGCAAACTGCTGCGAGTTCCATTAAGCCCGGAAAGGAAGCTCGGCAAGACCGATCGAACTGGAACTATTAAAGAGAACCCTCCGAAAATTATAAACGCGATCGTTATCCTCGCGATCTATAGAGGGTACGTATCGAACGAGGGAGATGAGTTACGACACGATAcgttttctcaatttttttatcGATTCCATTTACGAGACGAAAAGGCGATTTCGTTCGCGGAGGGTAAACGTCATCGAAGGGAGCACCCTCTTCTTGTCTCTTTTAACGATAAGACCTGTTTGCAATTCTTCCTCGCGAATTGGTCGCGCTGGAAAGAGCAATAAGACCGGTAAAATTTACTTTGCGAGTCTTCACCACGTCGCGAAGCGACTCGTAAATCTGTGTAAGGTCAACGGAATAGAGGGGTTGTGGGGAGGGGATTCGGGGAAAGGTCGGAGGTGAGGCGCGGAACGGAGTCACCCTCTTTCGAGATTGCTCTTCGAGCGGGACAGCTCGGTCGATAAAACAATTGCCGGGGGGATAATCGGCATTATTTACGCCGGATTCTCTGGTAGATAGAGGCTAGGGTAGCAGCTGGGGGAGGGAGGGTATAAGAGAGGTGATCTGTTCGAGGGGAAGAGAAGAAGAGGGTTAGCTTGTCGTATCACGGGCCGGAATACACTGGTTGCAAACAGAAGCACACTGCTGCACAAGGGTGGATAGGTagaaaagagagaggtccgaagaAGATCTCCCGACAGTTATAAGCCTAGGGTGATCTCGTGCAGCGGCTTCGTCGGCTTACAGCTTATCCTACTGATCCGCCCTCGCCGTTAAATTGCTCCCAATTAGATACGTCACTGGATCGAGGATGTCAACCGGGTATACAAGCCCGCGATCTCTCCCTCGGGACCAAACACGTACCCGTTGTCTAACCCGCGAACTGCACCACGTTTTTTCCCTCTCTCAAAAAAACTTTTTATCTCGCAACAGAGGCTTTAGAAAAGAAGATTGCCCGCTAAGTGGACGTTTCTCCGTTTCTCCGCGCAAATTATGCGGCTAGCTGTCGATGATACCTGTAACGTTATTGCGAAATCGAGTCAATTTGGATGACAAGCGATCGCAAAGAGGCACGCGAGACGATTAGATCGGTCTTTTCGACGAATCCAATAGGGGTTGCGGTTCGATCGGTCTTTGGCTACCGGTGTTCCATCGGTATCGTGTCGGAACGAGCCAGACCGCAGAACTTCGACGCACGTTCGCCTCCTCGTTCCTCGTCCACGATGGCCAAATGTTCCCTGCAAACCCGTCAATTTCACGTCACGAGCATAACCGGCAACGTAATAGTCGCTGATCAAAAATGGCAGACACAATGGCTGCGAATTCCCGCGGCACCACGCTTCCAGCCTTTTCGAGCACGCTTTTAGCCGTCCTCCTAAACGTCCTTCTTTTCGCTAAACGTTGACACGCGATTCTCTTTCGGAGACAAGCGGTCGCGCGGCACGTTAAACGCCGTTCCCTCAACCCTAATCGGGCCCCGAGCCTTTGTCCTCTCGTCTTTTTGCTTCGGATAAATATACCCTTTGAACTCGCGCAGTTTCTCGAACCGGTTCGATCCCCTCGCTTTCCTTTCAGCGCGTGACTCGCAAAAGGACCGACGAAACCGCTAACGAGCCTCGTTCCGCTCCTCGTTTACTCATTCTAAGCGTTTCCGTCGTTTCGGCCAAATCGTTCTCTCTAGTCTTTCGACGATTAGATGCAGCGGCTTTACGGGGGAATTTGCGTTGGACCAGCGGCCGAAGAGCGTGTCAGTCAAGTCGGTCGGTTAGTCAACGAACGATCCTGCTCTTTGTTGGTCGGGGTGCATGCGTAATAAGGTAGACGCGCCATATCCTCGCACCCTTTTCTTCCTGCCCGCCTCCTCCCTCTACTCCGAATTTTCCTCTCCTCTTCGGGATCCCTCCTACGATCCCTCGATACACGCACCACCCTTCCACGACGTTGCGAACGAAGGCGGAGTGGCACGATCAACTCGCTCCTTTCCTACCGCCCGTCCACCAAATCCTCCCGCAAATACGCTGCCAGCCGAACGCAACTGTTCCGGCTTATGGCTGGCTAAACACAACCTGGTGGTTCGCTCGTGCGATGCAAATTAGATTCGAATTCGATACGACACGGTACGGTACGTCTAGGGCTCGGTCCTGTTCGACGAGGAATCGTCGACGCAGTTTCCGAGAAcgcttatttatttaacaagcaTTTGCTGAAAATATTTTCTCGCTTTCCTGATGAATAAGATAACTGCTCGTCCATCTCCGCGAATGGGAAGTTTGACGCGTTTCAAAGAAGATACGGGACGACAAAAGATTGTCAGCTGACTTTTCCTGTATTCTAACTGCGGGAACATTGTGTCAAGCTCGACGACGTTCGCATCGATTCGATGAACGAGCTTTCTTCTCGTCGTTACACGGTCGTACGGCCGTTGTTTGGACAAAAGCGAGTAACCGAGCGGGGAATCGTCGAGCAAACAGAGGAAAGCAAACGGTAAGCTGTCAAGGGATGTCACGAGTCGACCGAGACTCGATTCGAAATGTCGACCACCGCTTCCACTCGCGTATTTCTCCGTCTTTTTCCTTGGCTTTTCCAGGAAATATCTTCCTCTCGCTCTGCAGTTTTTCgtttcataataaattttctaacgCGCTATCAGAATCACCCTTATTTACGATTGATGCGACCCACACAAGTACTAATTTATCGATTTCATTCGTCATCTTTGCAAAACGATACCCTCTTTTTTTCATGTTTCTGCTAACTGAACGAGTTCCAAGTTTCTAGAGCTCTAAATTTCAAAGCAGAAGATCCCTTCGGGTATCTCACGAGTAGATAACCGTGGTGCCATCTAGGAAACTTCGTTCGAAGCAACCTATTCGCTTCGAGGGGGATGAAAAACACGACTGGCTTGCTAATATACGAAGGCAAAACAAAGGGCAAAATGGTATCCAACGAAGCGATACAAGTTAATTAGCtcgataaataaaaaagaattaacagagaagaagaaacgagacGGAAGGTGAAAGGTGGAAGAGAAATCTGGTAAAAATGTTTGGAAAAAGCTCGGTCACACCCTCGACCTCCTGCCATCGAATAATATTTCATGATATCTTGTGGGATTCTTGTAGGCCTGCGAAGACCCCCTATGGGCCGTTGGCTACATGAAAACATATACGTCACTGACGTACTGTTCGCGGCGATTCTGATGGATCCTGGGATATTCGATGGGAACAAAAGAATGTTGGTTTAGCATGGAAGGCGTGTTTGTTATTTTGATGAGGTATAATGGGATGGATCTTGGGTGTTGATGCATAGCGCGTAGCAGGGTGCCGAGTCCAGAATCCCGTGGATCGAAATGGAGATCGGTACGGGCCCCGTAGGCTCCTTCGAGACCCCTGTAGACAGGGGCCCCAACACGTCCATCACGTGTCACGGTTATGTATTTAGACATATCTCACAACTATCTTCCATATCCTTCTTCCTCCCATTCGACTCTGACCTTttcgtttatcatttttctttctcccttcTTCGATCCTCGTATTCGTCTTCACTTGCTACCAGCTTACCGTCGCCTCCACCTCTCTTTCCATTCCACGAATCGGGACCAACAGCTCATTATACAAGTATTACTCTGAACAATTCCTACTATTCTCGTAGCATTCTTTTTCGATCGAAGCGTCGTAGTAAATCGAGCgcgtttctaaacagaatggaTCAATCTTTCATCGTTCCCTCTATTTAATCTTCATCGATCGACGCTTTCGACGAACGAAATTACTCGATCGATCTCGCGAACGGTATCGAATTCGAATCAATTTTTCGTTCGGTTCGTTTCATTCCACGGGTTTTCACGGGCAAAGTCTCGTTGCTATAATCAGGTTTGCTCATCTTCCACGATATTTCAACGTTAATTTCCAAGATGGTGATACATGGCCCCGCGTCACTGTCGCGCGTACGCATGTACACTCATCATCCTCCTGATCGTTTCTGCTTCGCGTTCAATTTCCTCTCCTCCTTTCTTCTTCATCCTTTTTTATTCACCTCCGCTCCCTTCGAATACGGCCGCTTAATCGTCTTTCTCTTATTCCAAATAATCACGCACACGACACAACGACCGTCTCGATTGCCGCTCATTAATATCGGCTGCCGTCCGTATGGCCGGTAGTCCCGGCCGGCTATCCACGCCGCTCCGCAACCTCTCCGTCGATTGAATTTTTTATCCAACCAAAGTGGAAGCCTGTTTCGAACCGGTATCCTACCGTTTCTCCCCGTTTCTGACATCACGCTCGCTTTAAACGCGTTCGGGATCGATGCCACCGGAAGTGGCCTCTTCGATCGCGATAAACGATACGAAACTTTGTCTAAAACTTTATAACACGATTCATCTTGACTATCTATCTTTTATTGTATACAAAATAGCAAGAACAAGTattaaaaaatagagaaaatttcATGGAAGACCTACGAACACATGTTTACACCGATACGAGACCTTTTCTTATCCTTTTCTTCGCTTTTATTCACCGTTTGCAACAGCTTTCGCCGGTTTCACCATGAAATTGATGAAACCGTCAACGTCCTCGAGCTCTTTCGAGTAAAATTTCGCGGCAATAGTGGCGCGTCCTTCGAATTTCGGCACCATGGAAAATGAACATTCCGCGTCAGCCTCGACTTCCACCGTTTCGGACAGCTTTATCTTCAGCTGCTCGTCCAACCCTGGTCCTTCGATTAAAAATCTGCATTTTTTCAGTGGAATTGGTAACGGATTCTTAAACCTTGCAGTCGCGTTCAAAGTTTCCCCAACTACCGGCTCGTCCTTTAACTGCAAGCAAAAACGTGAAACATCCTTGCTGTTCGACCTCGAATCAACGAGGACGCGATATACCTACCATGATCTTGATATCAGGCTTCCTTACGCGAAAATCGTCTTGAGCGAAGTACTCGAAGTTTGTGTCTTTAACGGTCGCCAAACAGGCGATGTTAAAAGCGCACTGATTCAACAATCGTGGCCCGTATTCTTCCCAGGAAACGTCCATACGCACTTCCTCCAGAACTCCAGGCTTCACCAGTCGATCCATGCTCAATCTTTTCACCGGATCGCCAACCCTGCCCGTGTACAGGACGGTTTCTACTCTCAGAATCACGGAGACTCTATACTCGTTGTAGCTGCTTCTGTTTTTAATCAGCAGCACCACGCTGTAAAAAGAAAGCCCCGTTCGTTAGAGTCGTTTCAAGGTAAATTCAGAGAAGAGGAGACAGGAACCTGAAGGGTTGTCCTATCACGATGTCGTCGCGAAGCTCGAAGTTGAACATGATGTCGTTGAAATCTTCGTTCAGGTAATAGCGACTGAACAACGACTGGCTTTGACGCAGCGCCTTCAACATCGCAGCCCGTTCTTCCGGCGATTCTGCGAAATTTTAATCCAAAATTATCTGATTAAATTATTCTAGTTCACGGTAGAATCGAAACTTACTTTCCGGGTACTTGTAAGTGTGGGTAATATCTTCTCGAGCCCACCTGCCGACTGCTTTCGTGCTGATGTATTGACCGATTCTAAAAATCGAGAGACAAAGTGTTGAAAGTGGGTAGCTTAGTTgggtaaattttcaagaaacaaCTTACCCGTCCACGTCCTTTCGAATCAACTTCAAAGGTTGAGTCGGTCCGTTGTACCGCCAAAACACCTTGTCCGCGTTCACCTCGGCAAAGAGGAAAGCGTTGTCGTAAGGTCGAAGAACCTCGCCGTTCTTCACCGAAATCACGGAAGCTGGCCCGCAACGATACGCGTCCTCACTCAGTTCCTGGGGCGTTGCATCGATCGCTTGCCAGCCAGGATTATCCAACGCCAAGTCCAATCTCTTCATCCAAACCTCGTTCCACACGTGGAAATTCCTGTAACGATCGATAACGATCTTCGAATCATCGAACAAACAAGTTCGTCTCGTAGGCTAATCGTTTCTAAGATATGCAGATTCGCTTTTTCAACAGCGATGTGGCTCGCAATGTGTAGGTACTTGTAACAATTCATCGTCTTCTATTGTTTCGCTTACATTTTAAATGTCGTCATTCTATGGTACGCGTAATAGTACGAATGACATAATTTAGAAGATTAAGAAGCGGATACAGAAAAACATGTATTTATCCGTTTCTTCCATGCGACTTCGATTAAATTAATGGTCTGTATCACCGTCTGATAGTCTCTACTTACCATATCGAATCGCTGTTCAACTCCTCCATTATTTTTCCCTCTGCATCGACGAAATAATCGACCGTCAAGCTGCTCTGAGTATCGTGGGCGCTCGAGTAGTTGGTCACGACGCGGCAAGGAAGTCCCAGAGTACGGCAAACGGTAGCCAGCACCCCCGAAAATACCCAGCACTGTCCGTATTTCACCGGTTTCTTGCTTTTGTAATACTGCTGCAGAATCTTTTGCGAGCCCAACCACTTGGTCGGCGGTGTACCACCACCGAAATCGTCGGACCAGTTGCCCATCACGGCTCCGTTGTCGTCCGGTGAATTTACCTGGAACAAGAGAATTTCTCGCAAATTAACGAGATACACGTTCGATTATATTTCTATCGAGTACTTACCGCCGCGGACAGGATGCGAGATATAACAACAGCATCGCTTCTGCCGGAGATTCGAACTTTTCCCACTTGAATCATCAGATGCAGAGCACAGTCCAATATATCTCTCTCGAACTGCGAGTACTTCCAAACCGTTGGTCTCAGGCGATTATAACTTCCCCGCCATATCAAACCATCCTCCGCCATCACGTACTCCTGCCGTTGATCTTCATCCTCCATGTACACTATGTCCTCTGAAACGAAATTGACCTAATTGACATTGTGTCAATTAACCAAGACAGAGTCTACATTCGTTACCACGACCTATTGACTAGGTAACAGATCGCGGTAAGAAATGCGTACACAGCTTTATACCTGGGCACCATGGATTAAAGATCAGATAAAACGGTTGTTTCATCGTGTAACTAATAGCGCCGTCCAAATTCCTGTTCTTCGTGTCAATGTCCATTCTCCATTTACCTATTATGGCGTTAGCGGACGGAACGATCTATGAAGAAAATTACATACATAATTAACGGCTGATGTTAATAACGAATAAACGGAGGCTTGCCTTTAATCGAAGGAAATTCGTTTGAACCGCATCGATGGTGGCTTGCCAGGAACCCTCGGACACCTCTCCAGGATAGAGAACAGCGGTGGCGACCAGAGTTCCATGACCGTATTGCGGCTGCTCCACTCCATCCACCGTAAAAACTATCGACATACCGTCAATGTTCGGATCGTAGTCCCTGGATAAAGTCAAGTGGAGATAAAACTCTTGTCCCCGTCGAACGACCAGCCTCGACTTGTCGTCCTGTCGGCTCATCAAATCGTATCTCGACGTCCTGTGCAAGCTCCCGTTCTCCGCTATGCACGGGTCCACGTCTATGATGGTCAAGACCGGAACACCAAAGTCTTCCCCTAATGGAAACGGAATTCGCGATTCGTTTAGATATTCAATTTCGTACGCGTGGCAAATTGCCAGCCAAGTGAAAAAAGTGTCTCTAAGAAAAAGGATGAGAAATTTCGAAGACGAAGAAGGAAACGAATAGCACTCACAATAAAAGCTGTAGGGAAACGGCCTGAGTCGACGGTCGTCGAAGGACCGGTAACGATCGTAAAATCTATAAAACATCCTTCGAGGATTGGGAAAGCGGAGCTCGTCCCTTGAAAACGAACGAAAGACTGAATCCATCGGCGTCGTTCCCGCCGAAGTCTTACACGATTGCTAGGAGTTCCGTGAAATCACTGAACGATCAGTGACGCTCCTCGTTGATCAGTATCAGAAGGAAGGATAACTCAAGTGaacccgacgcgacgcgacgcgacgcgccgcGTCGGGTGGGTTGTTGCATTCTAGGAGAAACATCAAGGATCTTTCTGCATCGACGAGCGCGGCCATACATGGTGTCATCGATGACTCCAGCTGCCCAGTAGGAGTCACCTACTTTTCATTCTGTCAATTACTTCTCGTAATTTACGCACAATCGTTGAATCGTTAATTTCCTGAATTCCGCGAAACACCGGTACCTGACGACATCCGCGGAGAGTGTTCGCCGGAAGTTGCCGAGTACCAATTCGATCGGTACTCGGCAGTACTTGGAAAGTCGATCGGTACAAGGCCGAGGGAAATGGCGATAGATCAAACTGTGAAACGTTGACAAGTTTGCCGACTTTGGTAAATGATAATTGCTCGATTTCCATGTAAACGTTCTATATATCATCGAGTAGGTATCGATCGGTGCAATTAGCGTCGATCAATTTGTTCGGATTTTTCTCATGACTTAATTGAAGGCAACTGACAAGATTGCGTCCATCTACGACGCGAACCTTGACCAAGGAAACTTGCATTTAGAGTTGCATCGTCTAACAAAGGGTATCAGAAACGAGGACTCGATCGCATTGACCGTCACCCGATTCCGATCATTGCCGACAGCCTGTATATTTCTAAAATCGATTTAACGCGCATTTTAACCATTCACCTTCAACGAGGAAAGGAGCGAAAATATATGCATGGAACAAACGGAACGCGTCTTCGCTGGTACTCGTAAACATTGTGTCGACGTGTATAATCGATCGTGGAATAGATACGCGTCCATTGTCTGGGCCAGGCTTTTGTGACATACAGGTGTTCGCttgtttctaattttcatttctaacaaGAGCACGGCCTTGCCACGCTATCCTGACGAAGATAGAAACAACGAATATCTCAACCCTTACGTTACGCGTCAGAAGTGTAACATCGGGCGTCATCGATTGTTCCGGATAATCTGCAATCTAGAACGCTTGTGTGTACTTTTGTATGCGTCTATATATATAAATAGCCAAGTGGTTCGCGTTGTTATTTTTGTTCGAAAACAATACATCTCGGAACTCTTCGTGGCTTACCGGCTCGCTAAAATAGAATCAGTTTCGCGCGAAAGTGGTCGAAGTAATCGAACGAGAGAAGTGTAACTCGATCGTTCGACACGATATTTATTACGTAATCGTTTGTTACAAGTTATTATACAGTTAATATTTACTGCTAATTGACCTGGCCACCTATTACGTAGAATAGCGTTAATGGATTATTATTAAAAGCAGAGGGTGGATACCGCGACGGGGAATCTTCGATTATCAAAACTTTCTCAGCGTGAAGAGCGTGGAAGATTAAACGGCAAAACGATAAATCTTCTTTCGTCCGTGTTGCTTGTCTAACTTATCCAACCCATAGCTGCTGTTCGTTATTCTCTCTAACTTTTTACGTCATCGTTATTTACCTTCTTTTCCCTACTGTGCATCGACTGCTAATTGTAATTTCCAAACTTTCGTTGACGAAGCTACGCGATTCGAAGATCGAACAGCGATACGATATAACTGTCGGTCGCACATTTGGGAAGGATATGCACAGTGTGCACTGTGCAAATATTATTCCCTTGCGGTGTTGACGAAACAAACACCGGACCGCTGAAATCACGATAATACGCGAAAATAACTTGTTAACGATATAACGAAGATATCGGAATCTTATCGATTCCGACAAGAACGCATGCTTACGCATAATATTAATCGAAGGCTTGCGTTACGACTTTCGCAGAGCGCCATACCCATACCAGTAAAACAGAGAATTACCTCCTCTATGCTGcacttatttctttttcctacGTTAATCGCCGCGTTAAATTAGCATTCTTGATGTCGAGCGTGCCATTGTTGCATCCTCGAGATGCTTATCCTGTAATGGATTGTACTCTTCGAGCGTTAATCAAGTTTTGTTTCTTCCTTGATCAGAACCCGACGATTTCCGTTTGGCTTTTGCATGTTATATTGGTGTCGAATAAAGGAACGGTCTTTTACGATATTTTTATCGAATCGTGTCAGACTTTTCCCGTGTCGACATCAACCACTTATCGCCTAAGCAAGCTGGATAAAAAAGAACTTTGGACGCGCTGTTTCTACGTCCCATTACGAAAGTCGACAGACGGTTACGAATAAAAGAGATGAATCATAAAAGTTGCTC
The sequence above is a segment of the Osmia lignaria lignaria isolate PbOS001 chromosome 12, iyOsmLign1, whole genome shotgun sequence genome. Coding sequences within it:
- the Tg gene encoding transglutaminase isoform X1; this translates as MGKCCSCCSCFSCFSRFRAIFRPETVTDSPLKPLCTKPECLPRPPAAPNDGEDFGVPVLTIIDVDPCIAENGSLHRTSRYDLMSRQDDKSRLVVRRGQEFYLHLTLSRDYDPNIDGMSIVFTVDGVEQPQYGHGTLVATAVLYPGEVSEGSWQATIDAVQTNFLRLKIVPSANAIIGKWRMDIDTKNRNLDGAISYTMKQPFYLIFNPWCPEDIVYMEDEDQRQEYVMAEDGLIWRGSYNRLRPTVWKYSQFERDILDCALHLMIQVGKVRISGRSDAVVISRILSAAVNSPDDNGAVMGNWSDDFGGGTPPTKWLGSQKILQQYYKSKKPVKYGQCWVFSGVLATVCRTLGLPCRVVTNYSSAHDTQSSLTVDYFVDAEGKIMEELNSDSIWNFHVWNEVWMKRLDLALDNPGWQAIDATPQELSEDAYRCGPASVISVKNGEVLRPYDNAFLFAEVNADKVFWRYNGPTQPLKLIRKDVDGIGQYISTKAVGRWAREDITHTYKYPEKSPEERAAMLKALRQSQSLFSRYYLNEDFNDIMFNFELRDDIVIGQPFSVVLLIKNRSSYNEYRVSVILRVETVLYTGRVGDPVKRLSMDRLVKPGVLEEVRMDVSWEEYGPRLLNQCAFNIACLATVKDTNFEYFAQDDFRVRKPDIKIMLKDEPVVGETLNATARFKNPLPIPLKKCRFLIEGPGLDEQLKIKLSETVEVEADAECSFSMVPKFEGRATIAAKFYSKELEDVDGFINFMVKPAKAVANGE
- the Tg gene encoding transglutaminase isoform X2, with product MDSVFRSFSRDELRFPNPRRMFYRFYDRYRSFDDRRLRPFPYSFYWEDFGVPVLTIIDVDPCIAENGSLHRTSRYDLMSRQDDKSRLVVRRGQEFYLHLTLSRDYDPNIDGMSIVFTVDGVEQPQYGHGTLVATAVLYPGEVSEGSWQATIDAVQTNFLRLKIVPSANAIIGKWRMDIDTKNRNLDGAISYTMKQPFYLIFNPWCPEDIVYMEDEDQRQEYVMAEDGLIWRGSYNRLRPTVWKYSQFERDILDCALHLMIQVGKVRISGRSDAVVISRILSAAVNSPDDNGAVMGNWSDDFGGGTPPTKWLGSQKILQQYYKSKKPVKYGQCWVFSGVLATVCRTLGLPCRVVTNYSSAHDTQSSLTVDYFVDAEGKIMEELNSDSIWNFHVWNEVWMKRLDLALDNPGWQAIDATPQELSEDAYRCGPASVISVKNGEVLRPYDNAFLFAEVNADKVFWRYNGPTQPLKLIRKDVDGIGQYISTKAVGRWAREDITHTYKYPEKSPEERAAMLKALRQSQSLFSRYYLNEDFNDIMFNFELRDDIVIGQPFSVVLLIKNRSSYNEYRVSVILRVETVLYTGRVGDPVKRLSMDRLVKPGVLEEVRMDVSWEEYGPRLLNQCAFNIACLATVKDTNFEYFAQDDFRVRKPDIKIMLKDEPVVGETLNATARFKNPLPIPLKKCRFLIEGPGLDEQLKIKLSETVEVEADAECSFSMVPKFEGRATIAAKFYSKELEDVDGFINFMVKPAKAVANGE